From Streptomyces chrestomyceticus JCM 4735, one genomic window encodes:
- a CDS encoding flavin reductase family protein: protein MTTEPAGLTGDDGPPADLRTLMAAFPTGVSIITTSARDGAHWGMTCTSLCSVSLDPPVLLVCLRCGSPTLEAVSDSGQFAVNLLHAQARPTAELFASGAPDRFERVVWRAPAGAAGPHLTYASHTIADCSVLSTQVVGDHTVVLGKVDVVTPIRLQRPLLYGLRAYASWPEPAPVPSPVPSRTASPVASRTASPVASSVPSRISPERPAKLSSAPTPRKHSDR, encoded by the coding sequence ATGACGACCGAACCGGCCGGCCTCACGGGCGACGACGGCCCGCCCGCCGACCTGCGCACCCTCATGGCGGCCTTCCCCACCGGGGTCTCCATCATCACCACGTCGGCCCGCGACGGCGCCCACTGGGGCATGACCTGCACCTCGCTGTGCAGCGTCTCGCTCGACCCGCCGGTGCTGCTGGTCTGCCTGCGCTGCGGCAGCCCCACGCTGGAGGCGGTGAGCGACAGCGGCCAGTTCGCCGTGAACCTGCTGCACGCGCAGGCCCGGCCGACGGCCGAACTGTTCGCCTCCGGCGCCCCGGACCGGTTCGAACGGGTGGTCTGGCGCGCCCCGGCCGGCGCGGCCGGGCCCCATCTGACGTACGCGTCGCACACCATCGCCGACTGCTCCGTGCTCAGCACCCAGGTGGTCGGCGACCACACCGTGGTGCTCGGCAAGGTCGACGTGGTCACCCCGATCCGGCTCCAGCGGCCGCTGCTGTACGGGCTGCGCGCCTACGCCTCCTGGCCGGAGCCCGCCCCGGTGCCGTCCCCGGTGCCGTCCCGGACGGCGTCCCCGGTGGCGTCCCGGACGGCGTCCCCGGTGGCGTCCTCGGTGCCGTCAAGAATTTCGCCAGAGCGTCCGGCGAAGCTGAGCTCGGCCCCGACCCCGAGGAAGCACAGTGACCGCTGA
- a CDS encoding thioesterase II family protein, translating into MTPFVRPRRPADPAVRLAVFHHAGGSAAAYHPLGRKLPVDWDVLLADLPERATGEAAPLPWDLPGAVKELAEDLLPWADGTPLALFGHSLGAVVAFETAHALRERGVPVAWLGVSGRVAPGGRVPVPWLDPRGTDEELSRALARVGGLPARLDAYPAVRRRFLRLIRNDLWALDGYRADASRGPLTAPLTAFGGAADPLAPPAALAAWARQTTGRSGQRTLTGGHFGLFADGFEEFAALLVDEVRTHVPAPPSAVPATAVTYERA; encoded by the coding sequence ATGACCCCCTTCGTGCGGCCCCGGCGGCCGGCCGACCCCGCCGTACGGCTGGCGGTGTTCCACCACGCCGGGGGTTCGGCCGCCGCGTACCACCCGCTCGGCCGGAAACTCCCGGTGGACTGGGACGTCCTGCTCGCCGACCTCCCGGAGCGGGCGACCGGCGAGGCCGCGCCCCTGCCGTGGGATCTGCCCGGCGCCGTCAAGGAACTGGCGGAAGACCTGCTGCCGTGGGCCGACGGCACACCGCTCGCGCTGTTCGGCCACAGCCTGGGCGCGGTGGTGGCCTTCGAGACCGCCCACGCCCTGCGGGAGCGGGGCGTCCCGGTCGCCTGGCTCGGTGTCTCGGGACGCGTCGCGCCGGGCGGCCGGGTGCCGGTGCCCTGGCTCGACCCGCGCGGCACGGACGAGGAACTGAGCCGCGCCCTGGCCCGGGTGGGCGGCCTGCCGGCGCGGCTGGACGCGTATCCCGCCGTCCGCCGCCGGTTCCTGCGGCTCATCCGCAACGACCTGTGGGCACTGGACGGCTACCGCGCCGACGCCTCCCGGGGGCCGCTGACCGCGCCCCTGACCGCCTTCGGCGGGGCGGCCGATCCGCTCGCTCCCCCGGCGGCCCTCGCCGCCTGGGCGCGGCAGACCACCGGCCGGTCCGGACAGCGCACGCTGACCGGCGGTCACTTCGGACTGTTCGCGGACGGGTTCGAGGAGTTCGCCGCCCTGCTGGTCGACGAGGTGCGCACGCACGTACCGGCACCGCCGTCCGCCGTCCCGGCAACCGCCGTCACTTACGAGAGGGCATGA
- a CDS encoding AMP-binding protein → MTADQMVAERGLATTVRPLPGTTVPRTAGRTTLDGAFAVTALRRPGAVAVQDAHGPLTYGRADAQAGLLGSLLVRGGVQLGDPVIVHCDDHRQSLVAQLAVLKAGGVCVPVPPGTDEHRLTAVAALTGASAVVCSAATRDRWRYRPVLVLDDPRTLRLTAARRLERALPRSAPHEAAHLLVSGTGRSVTGQLADHVAWQLALTGRSRAAGVPVRQVSVSGPPGTPHALSALWWAVACGGTLYALPAPGATVPVSARTSVVVSSPEEYAELTAGLPIRPRLVQLLGGAVPSGLAARHFAALPATPLRAEFAPGGGAFPWTVRDITSSEDALDERVIGRPAPDVRIRVLDGNHRALPARRAGELCAKGPALPFDTIHRPGRAASPTGHPGLPGHPALLRSGTPVLRRADGRLELAGPAR, encoded by the coding sequence GTGACCGCTGATCAGATGGTGGCCGAACGCGGCCTTGCGACAACCGTCCGGCCGTTGCCGGGCACCACGGTGCCCCGGACCGCCGGCCGGACGACCCTGGACGGCGCTTTCGCCGTGACCGCGCTGCGCCGGCCCGGCGCGGTCGCCGTGCAGGACGCGCACGGCCCGCTCACCTACGGCCGGGCCGACGCACAGGCGGGCCTGCTCGGCTCCCTGCTGGTGCGCGGCGGCGTACAGCTCGGCGACCCGGTGATCGTGCACTGCGACGACCACCGGCAGTCCCTGGTGGCGCAGCTCGCGGTGCTCAAGGCGGGCGGCGTGTGCGTGCCCGTGCCGCCCGGCACGGACGAGCACCGGCTCACGGCGGTGGCCGCGCTCACCGGCGCGTCGGCCGTCGTGTGCAGCGCCGCCACCCGGGACCGGTGGCGTTACCGGCCGGTCCTGGTCCTCGACGACCCGCGGACCCTGCGGCTGACGGCGGCCCGCCGTCTGGAGCGGGCCCTGCCCCGCTCCGCGCCCCACGAGGCCGCCCATCTCCTGGTGTCCGGCACCGGCCGTTCCGTCACCGGCCAACTGGCGGACCACGTCGCCTGGCAACTGGCCCTCACCGGGCGGAGCCGCGCGGCCGGGGTGCCGGTGCGCCAGGTGTCCGTGAGCGGGCCGCCGGGCACACCGCACGCGCTGTCCGCCCTGTGGTGGGCGGTCGCCTGCGGCGGCACGCTGTACGCGCTGCCCGCTCCCGGGGCTACGGTGCCCGTCTCCGCCCGGACGAGCGTCGTGGTGTCGAGCCCCGAGGAGTACGCCGAGCTGACGGCGGGTCTGCCCATACGGCCCCGGCTCGTGCAACTCCTCGGCGGCGCCGTGCCCAGTGGGCTGGCCGCCCGGCACTTCGCGGCGCTGCCCGCGACGCCGTTGCGGGCGGAGTTCGCCCCGGGCGGCGGGGCCTTCCCCTGGACCGTACGGGACATCACGTCCTCGGAAGACGCCCTGGACGAGCGGGTGATCGGACGTCCGGCGCCGGACGTCCGCATCCGGGTGCTGGACGGGAACCACCGCGCACTGCCCGCCCGGCGCGCGGGTGAACTGTGCGCCAAGGGACCGGCGCTGCCCTTCGACACGATCCACCGGCCCGGCCGGGCGGCATCACCCACGGGCCACCCGGGGCTGCCGGGCCATCCGGCGCTGCTGCGGTCCGGGACACCGGTCCTGCGGCGCGCGGACGGCCGGCTGGAGCTGGCCGGTCCGGCCCGCTGA
- a CDS encoding NAD(P)/FAD-dependent oxidoreductase → MPTRPGRGSDTVGQHGLVLGGGFAGMLTAQVLAQYMDSVTVVERDVPPDGPEPRKGLPQARQSHLLMGAGARTVEELLPGTLAAWAEAGAHLLSAPGDVAFLTKFGWLPRVWHEEFVVSCGRDLLDWVVRREVLRNPRVRLLPHTEVEGLLGDAERVTGARVRERGTGRSTSVGASLVVAATGRSSHVETWLAGIGLPAVPDEVIDAGTAYATRLFRPSPERHRRTPGIVMIANVTGDATGGVLLPLEDGRWSATVIGMRGSEPPADDDAFLDFTKRLPHPALAELLADAAPLGPSRGFRRLVNRRLRFDRLPRHPEGFVALGDAACVLNPSHAHGMTVAAFGVAALRDLLRQYGNIPGVAGRVQRAVTRAAETAWQLSVGDDLRHPSVIGPRLSAAARAQNAYADRVTRAATTDPAVARSLVDVIALARPATSLAAPRVLVPALLGRSRRTTGHPGPADPLAPRDA, encoded by the coding sequence ATGCCGACACGGCCCGGCCGGGGTTCAGACACAGTCGGTCAGCACGGCCTCGTCCTCGGCGGCGGGTTCGCCGGCATGCTGACGGCGCAGGTGCTGGCCCAGTACATGGACTCCGTGACCGTCGTGGAGCGCGACGTCCCGCCCGACGGTCCCGAACCCCGCAAGGGGCTGCCCCAGGCGCGCCAGTCGCACCTGCTGATGGGTGCCGGTGCCCGTACGGTCGAAGAGCTGCTGCCGGGCACTCTGGCGGCCTGGGCCGAGGCGGGTGCCCATCTGCTGAGCGCGCCCGGCGACGTGGCCTTCCTGACCAAGTTCGGCTGGCTGCCCCGGGTGTGGCACGAGGAGTTCGTGGTGTCCTGCGGGCGCGACCTGCTCGACTGGGTGGTACGCCGCGAGGTCCTGCGGAACCCGCGGGTCCGCCTGCTGCCGCACACCGAGGTGGAGGGCCTGCTCGGCGACGCGGAGCGGGTGACGGGCGCCCGGGTGCGCGAGCGCGGTACGGGCCGGTCCACGTCGGTCGGGGCGAGCCTCGTGGTGGCGGCCACCGGCCGCTCCTCGCACGTCGAGACCTGGCTGGCGGGCATCGGACTGCCGGCGGTCCCCGACGAGGTGATCGACGCGGGCACCGCCTACGCCACCCGGCTGTTCCGCCCGTCGCCCGAGCGGCATCGCCGTACGCCGGGCATCGTCATGATCGCCAACGTCACCGGGGACGCCACCGGCGGCGTGCTGCTGCCCCTGGAGGACGGCCGGTGGTCGGCGACGGTGATCGGCATGCGCGGCTCCGAACCCCCGGCGGACGACGACGCGTTCCTCGACTTCACCAAGCGGCTGCCCCACCCGGCCCTGGCCGAGCTGCTGGCCGACGCGGCTCCGCTGGGACCTAGCCGGGGCTTCCGCCGCCTGGTCAACCGGCGGCTGCGCTTCGACCGCCTCCCCCGGCACCCGGAAGGGTTCGTGGCGCTGGGCGACGCCGCCTGCGTCCTGAACCCCTCGCACGCGCACGGCATGACGGTGGCGGCGTTCGGCGTGGCGGCGCTGCGGGACCTGCTGCGCCAGTACGGCAACATCCCCGGCGTCGCCGGGCGCGTCCAGCGCGCGGTCACCCGGGCCGCCGAGACGGCCTGGCAGCTCTCCGTCGGCGACGACCTGCGCCACCCCTCCGTGATCGGCCCCCGCCTCTCGGCGGCGGCCCGGGCACAGAACGCGTACGCCGACCGCGTGACGCGCGCCGCCACCACCGACCCGGCCGTGGCGCGCTCGCTGGTCGACGTCATCGCCCTGGCCCGGCCGGCGACATCGCTGGCCGCACCCCGGGTGCTGGTCCCGGCGCTGCTCGGGCGGAGCCGCCGGACCACGGGGCACCCCGGCCCCGCCGACCCGCTGGCCCCTCGGGACGCCTGA